Proteins found in one Leguminivora glycinivorella isolate SPB_JAAS2020 chromosome 4, LegGlyc_1.1, whole genome shotgun sequence genomic segment:
- the LOC125225425 gene encoding glutaminase liver isoform, mitochondrial isoform X1, with the protein MSQFRECLVRIGWRRLPREFAPVRSRTVHIVMRTLSGGGYDDFVMDFGNDFEKWRNSAPNFYAAQSIDMRSRQYSFLHNLDSSSVAEGSHKNADDVLFDMFKNEDTGLLPVGKFLAALRTTGIRKNDPRVKEVMHNLYKAHKESNYEGGSPETLKLDRKAFKEVIAPNIVLITRAFRSQFVIPDFQDFIKDIEEMYWAAKSNTDGKVASYIPQLARASTENWGVSVCTIDGQRFSIGDVAVPFTLQSCSKPLTYAMALETLGPDVVHKYVGTEPSGRNFNELVLDYNMKPHNPMINAGAILVCSLLKQLEKPEMTLAEKFDYVMSFFSRLSGNEPLGFNNAVFLSEREAADRNYALGFYMREHKCYPEKTNLRECMDFYFQCCSMEANCDIMSIMAATLANGGICPITDEKVLRPDSVRNVLSLMHSCGMYDYSGQFAFKVGLPAKSGVSGAMLIVVPNVMGICTWSPPLDPLGNSCRGLQFCDQLIERFNFHKYDNIRYASHKKDPRRYKFESTGLSIVNLLFSAASGDLSALRRHHLSGMDMTLSDYDGRTALHLAAAEGHLACVDFLLAQCNVNHDPRDRWGSRPLNEAETFGHNAVVQYLKEWERANPKTKETPGGASVAEILEAHPDANDAVKDPSIQEIVSRNGDKIQ; encoded by the exons ATGTCTCAGTTTCGCGAGTGCCTTGTGCGAATCGGCTGGCGTCGGTTGCCTCGGGAGTTCGCCCCCGTCCGGTCCCGGACTGTTCATATTGTTATGCGGACTTTGTCCGGTGGTGGATACGACGATTTCGTTATGGATTTTGGAAATGATTTCGAG AAATGGCGAAACTCTGCACCCAATTTTTATGCAGCTCAATCTATAGATATGAG GAGCAGACAATATTCGTTCCTGCATAACCTCGACTCCTCGTC GGTAGCAGAGGGATCACATAAAAACGCAGATGATGTCTTGTTTGATATGTTCAAGAATGAAGACACAGGTCTCCTTCCCGTTGGAAAATTTTTGGCC GCCTTAAGAACAACTGGAATCAGAAAGAATGATCCTCGAGTTAAGGAAGTTATGCACAACTTGTACAAAGCCCATAAAGAATCAAACTACGAAGGAGGATCACCTGAAACTCTGAAACTGGACAGGAAGGCATTCAAAGAAGTGATAGCGCCAAATATCGTACTTATAACGAGAGCATTTCGTAGTCAATTTGTCATTCCGGATTTCCAAGATTTCATTAAGGACATAGAAGAAATGTACTGGGCAGCTAAGAGCAATACCGATGGCAAAGTGGCTAGTTACATACCTCAGCTAGCTCGGGCCAGCACAGAGAATTGGGGAGTCAGCGTTTGCACAATTGACGGACAAAGATTTTCTATAG GTGACGTGGCGGTGCCATTCACGCTTCAGTCGTGCAGCAAGCCGCTCACATACGCCATGGCGCTCGAGACGCTGGGGCCCGACGTGGTACACAAGTACGTTGGCACCGAGCCAAGCGGCCGAAACTTCAATGAGCTCGTCTTGGACTACAACA TGAAACCTCATAACCCTATGATCAACGCTGGCGCAATATTGGTATGTTCTCTACTGAAGCAATTGGAAAAACCCGAGATGACCCTCGCTGAGAAGTTCGATTATGTGATGTCGTTCTTCAGCAGGCTTTCGGGTAATGAGCCGTTAGGCTTCAACAACGCAGTATTCCTGTCGGAACGCGAGGCCGCCGACCGTAACTATGCGCTCGGCTTTTACATGCGCGAGCACAAATGTTATCCCGAAAAAACAAATCTGCGCGAGTGCATGGACTTCTATTTTCAG TGTTGCTCCATGGAGGCCAACTGCGACATAATGTCCATTATGGCGGCTACGTTAGCAAACGGGGGCATTTGTCCCATCACTGATGAGAAGGTTCTCCGGCCAGACTCCGTCCGCAACGTGTTGTCCCTAATGCACAGTTGTGGCATGTACGACTATTCCGGCCAGTTTGCTTTCAAAGTGGGCCTCCCAGCAAAGTCAGGAGTATCAGGGGCCATGCTCATAGTTGTGCCCAACGTCATGGGAATCTGCACCTGGTCACCACCACTTGACCCTCTGGGCAACAGTTGCAGAGGACTTCAGTTTTGTGAC CAATTGATCGAACGGTTCAACTTCCACAAGTACGACAATATCCGTTATGCGAGTCACAAAAAGGACCCAAGGCGCTACAAGTTTGAATCGACTGGTCTAAGCATCGTCAACCTTCTATTCTCAGCTGCCAGCGGAGACCTCAGTGCGCTCAGGAG GCATCACCTCTCCGGGATGGACATGACGCTGTCGGACTACGACGGGCGCACGGCGCTGCACCTCGCCGCCGCGGAGGGCCACCTGGCGTGCGTCGACTTCCTGCTCGCGCAGTGCAACGTCAACCACGACCCGCGCGACCGCTGGGGCAGCCGTCCGCTCAACGAGGCCGAGACCTTCGGCCACAACGCTGTCGTACAGTACCTCAAGGAGTGGGAGCGCGCGAACCCCAAGACCAAGGAGACCCCTGGTGGCGCCTCTGTCGCCGAAATCCTCGAAGCCCACCCGGACGCCAACGATGCCGTCAAAGACCCGAGTATTCAGGAGATCGTCTCCAGAAACGGCGATAAGATACAGTGA
- the LOC125225425 gene encoding glutaminase liver isoform, mitochondrial isoform X5 has translation MSQFRECLVRIGWRRLPREFAPVRSRTVHIVMRTLSGGGYDDFVMDFGNDFEKWRNSAPNFYAAQSIDMRVAEGSHKNADDVLFDMFKNEDTGLLPVGKFLAALRTTGIRKNDPRVKEVMHNLYKAHKESNYEGGSPETLKLDRKAFKEVIAPNIVLITRAFRSQFVIPDFQDFIKDIEEMYWAAKSNTDGKVASYIPQLARASTENWGVSVCTIDGQRFSIGDVAVPFTLQSCSKPLTYAMALETLGPDVVHKYVGTEPSGRNFNELVLDYNMKPHNPMINAGAILVCSLLKQLEKPEMTLAEKFDYVMSFFSRLSGNEPLGFNNAVFLSEREAADRNYALGFYMREHKCYPEKTNLRECMDFYFQCCSMEANCDIMSIMAATLANGGICPITDEKVLRPDSVRNVLSLMHSCGMYDYSGQFAFKVGLPAKSGVSGAMLIVVPNVMGICTWSPPLDPLGNSCRGLQFCDQLIERFNFHKYDNIRYASHKKDPRRYKFESTGLSIVNLLFSAASGDLSALRRHHLSGMDMTLSDYDGRTALHLAAAEGHLACVDFLLAQCNVNHDPRDRWGSRPLNEAETFGHNAVVQYLKEWERANPKTKETPGGASVAEILEAHPDANDAVKDPSIQEIVSRNGDKIQ, from the exons ATGTCTCAGTTTCGCGAGTGCCTTGTGCGAATCGGCTGGCGTCGGTTGCCTCGGGAGTTCGCCCCCGTCCGGTCCCGGACTGTTCATATTGTTATGCGGACTTTGTCCGGTGGTGGATACGACGATTTCGTTATGGATTTTGGAAATGATTTCGAG AAATGGCGAAACTCTGCACCCAATTTTTATGCAGCTCAATCTATAGATATGAG GGTAGCAGAGGGATCACATAAAAACGCAGATGATGTCTTGTTTGATATGTTCAAGAATGAAGACACAGGTCTCCTTCCCGTTGGAAAATTTTTGGCC GCCTTAAGAACAACTGGAATCAGAAAGAATGATCCTCGAGTTAAGGAAGTTATGCACAACTTGTACAAAGCCCATAAAGAATCAAACTACGAAGGAGGATCACCTGAAACTCTGAAACTGGACAGGAAGGCATTCAAAGAAGTGATAGCGCCAAATATCGTACTTATAACGAGAGCATTTCGTAGTCAATTTGTCATTCCGGATTTCCAAGATTTCATTAAGGACATAGAAGAAATGTACTGGGCAGCTAAGAGCAATACCGATGGCAAAGTGGCTAGTTACATACCTCAGCTAGCTCGGGCCAGCACAGAGAATTGGGGAGTCAGCGTTTGCACAATTGACGGACAAAGATTTTCTATAG GTGACGTGGCGGTGCCATTCACGCTTCAGTCGTGCAGCAAGCCGCTCACATACGCCATGGCGCTCGAGACGCTGGGGCCCGACGTGGTACACAAGTACGTTGGCACCGAGCCAAGCGGCCGAAACTTCAATGAGCTCGTCTTGGACTACAACA TGAAACCTCATAACCCTATGATCAACGCTGGCGCAATATTGGTATGTTCTCTACTGAAGCAATTGGAAAAACCCGAGATGACCCTCGCTGAGAAGTTCGATTATGTGATGTCGTTCTTCAGCAGGCTTTCGGGTAATGAGCCGTTAGGCTTCAACAACGCAGTATTCCTGTCGGAACGCGAGGCCGCCGACCGTAACTATGCGCTCGGCTTTTACATGCGCGAGCACAAATGTTATCCCGAAAAAACAAATCTGCGCGAGTGCATGGACTTCTATTTTCAG TGTTGCTCCATGGAGGCCAACTGCGACATAATGTCCATTATGGCGGCTACGTTAGCAAACGGGGGCATTTGTCCCATCACTGATGAGAAGGTTCTCCGGCCAGACTCCGTCCGCAACGTGTTGTCCCTAATGCACAGTTGTGGCATGTACGACTATTCCGGCCAGTTTGCTTTCAAAGTGGGCCTCCCAGCAAAGTCAGGAGTATCAGGGGCCATGCTCATAGTTGTGCCCAACGTCATGGGAATCTGCACCTGGTCACCACCACTTGACCCTCTGGGCAACAGTTGCAGAGGACTTCAGTTTTGTGAC CAATTGATCGAACGGTTCAACTTCCACAAGTACGACAATATCCGTTATGCGAGTCACAAAAAGGACCCAAGGCGCTACAAGTTTGAATCGACTGGTCTAAGCATCGTCAACCTTCTATTCTCAGCTGCCAGCGGAGACCTCAGTGCGCTCAGGAG GCATCACCTCTCCGGGATGGACATGACGCTGTCGGACTACGACGGGCGCACGGCGCTGCACCTCGCCGCCGCGGAGGGCCACCTGGCGTGCGTCGACTTCCTGCTCGCGCAGTGCAACGTCAACCACGACCCGCGCGACCGCTGGGGCAGCCGTCCGCTCAACGAGGCCGAGACCTTCGGCCACAACGCTGTCGTACAGTACCTCAAGGAGTGGGAGCGCGCGAACCCCAAGACCAAGGAGACCCCTGGTGGCGCCTCTGTCGCCGAAATCCTCGAAGCCCACCCGGACGCCAACGATGCCGTCAAAGACCCGAGTATTCAGGAGATCGTCTCCAGAAACGGCGATAAGATACAGTGA
- the LOC125225425 gene encoding glutaminase liver isoform, mitochondrial isoform X2 — MSQFRECLVRIGWRRLPREFAPVRSRTVHIVMRTLSGGGYDDFVMDFGNDFEKWRNSAPNFYAAQSIDMRQYSFLHNLDSSSVAEGSHKNADDVLFDMFKNEDTGLLPVGKFLAALRTTGIRKNDPRVKEVMHNLYKAHKESNYEGGSPETLKLDRKAFKEVIAPNIVLITRAFRSQFVIPDFQDFIKDIEEMYWAAKSNTDGKVASYIPQLARASTENWGVSVCTIDGQRFSIGDVAVPFTLQSCSKPLTYAMALETLGPDVVHKYVGTEPSGRNFNELVLDYNMKPHNPMINAGAILVCSLLKQLEKPEMTLAEKFDYVMSFFSRLSGNEPLGFNNAVFLSEREAADRNYALGFYMREHKCYPEKTNLRECMDFYFQCCSMEANCDIMSIMAATLANGGICPITDEKVLRPDSVRNVLSLMHSCGMYDYSGQFAFKVGLPAKSGVSGAMLIVVPNVMGICTWSPPLDPLGNSCRGLQFCDQLIERFNFHKYDNIRYASHKKDPRRYKFESTGLSIVNLLFSAASGDLSALRRHHLSGMDMTLSDYDGRTALHLAAAEGHLACVDFLLAQCNVNHDPRDRWGSRPLNEAETFGHNAVVQYLKEWERANPKTKETPGGASVAEILEAHPDANDAVKDPSIQEIVSRNGDKIQ, encoded by the exons ATGTCTCAGTTTCGCGAGTGCCTTGTGCGAATCGGCTGGCGTCGGTTGCCTCGGGAGTTCGCCCCCGTCCGGTCCCGGACTGTTCATATTGTTATGCGGACTTTGTCCGGTGGTGGATACGACGATTTCGTTATGGATTTTGGAAATGATTTCGAG AAATGGCGAAACTCTGCACCCAATTTTTATGCAGCTCAATCTATAGATATGAG ACAATATTCGTTCCTGCATAACCTCGACTCCTCGTC GGTAGCAGAGGGATCACATAAAAACGCAGATGATGTCTTGTTTGATATGTTCAAGAATGAAGACACAGGTCTCCTTCCCGTTGGAAAATTTTTGGCC GCCTTAAGAACAACTGGAATCAGAAAGAATGATCCTCGAGTTAAGGAAGTTATGCACAACTTGTACAAAGCCCATAAAGAATCAAACTACGAAGGAGGATCACCTGAAACTCTGAAACTGGACAGGAAGGCATTCAAAGAAGTGATAGCGCCAAATATCGTACTTATAACGAGAGCATTTCGTAGTCAATTTGTCATTCCGGATTTCCAAGATTTCATTAAGGACATAGAAGAAATGTACTGGGCAGCTAAGAGCAATACCGATGGCAAAGTGGCTAGTTACATACCTCAGCTAGCTCGGGCCAGCACAGAGAATTGGGGAGTCAGCGTTTGCACAATTGACGGACAAAGATTTTCTATAG GTGACGTGGCGGTGCCATTCACGCTTCAGTCGTGCAGCAAGCCGCTCACATACGCCATGGCGCTCGAGACGCTGGGGCCCGACGTGGTACACAAGTACGTTGGCACCGAGCCAAGCGGCCGAAACTTCAATGAGCTCGTCTTGGACTACAACA TGAAACCTCATAACCCTATGATCAACGCTGGCGCAATATTGGTATGTTCTCTACTGAAGCAATTGGAAAAACCCGAGATGACCCTCGCTGAGAAGTTCGATTATGTGATGTCGTTCTTCAGCAGGCTTTCGGGTAATGAGCCGTTAGGCTTCAACAACGCAGTATTCCTGTCGGAACGCGAGGCCGCCGACCGTAACTATGCGCTCGGCTTTTACATGCGCGAGCACAAATGTTATCCCGAAAAAACAAATCTGCGCGAGTGCATGGACTTCTATTTTCAG TGTTGCTCCATGGAGGCCAACTGCGACATAATGTCCATTATGGCGGCTACGTTAGCAAACGGGGGCATTTGTCCCATCACTGATGAGAAGGTTCTCCGGCCAGACTCCGTCCGCAACGTGTTGTCCCTAATGCACAGTTGTGGCATGTACGACTATTCCGGCCAGTTTGCTTTCAAAGTGGGCCTCCCAGCAAAGTCAGGAGTATCAGGGGCCATGCTCATAGTTGTGCCCAACGTCATGGGAATCTGCACCTGGTCACCACCACTTGACCCTCTGGGCAACAGTTGCAGAGGACTTCAGTTTTGTGAC CAATTGATCGAACGGTTCAACTTCCACAAGTACGACAATATCCGTTATGCGAGTCACAAAAAGGACCCAAGGCGCTACAAGTTTGAATCGACTGGTCTAAGCATCGTCAACCTTCTATTCTCAGCTGCCAGCGGAGACCTCAGTGCGCTCAGGAG GCATCACCTCTCCGGGATGGACATGACGCTGTCGGACTACGACGGGCGCACGGCGCTGCACCTCGCCGCCGCGGAGGGCCACCTGGCGTGCGTCGACTTCCTGCTCGCGCAGTGCAACGTCAACCACGACCCGCGCGACCGCTGGGGCAGCCGTCCGCTCAACGAGGCCGAGACCTTCGGCCACAACGCTGTCGTACAGTACCTCAAGGAGTGGGAGCGCGCGAACCCCAAGACCAAGGAGACCCCTGGTGGCGCCTCTGTCGCCGAAATCCTCGAAGCCCACCCGGACGCCAACGATGCCGTCAAAGACCCGAGTATTCAGGAGATCGTCTCCAGAAACGGCGATAAGATACAGTGA
- the LOC125225425 gene encoding glutaminase liver isoform, mitochondrial isoform X3, which yields MSSRPFRRLAAAARPLLQRSCGCYREYSQVIPVYIIDRPAKWRNSAPNFYAAQSIDMRSRQYSFLHNLDSSSVAEGSHKNADDVLFDMFKNEDTGLLPVGKFLAALRTTGIRKNDPRVKEVMHNLYKAHKESNYEGGSPETLKLDRKAFKEVIAPNIVLITRAFRSQFVIPDFQDFIKDIEEMYWAAKSNTDGKVASYIPQLARASTENWGVSVCTIDGQRFSIGDVAVPFTLQSCSKPLTYAMALETLGPDVVHKYVGTEPSGRNFNELVLDYNMKPHNPMINAGAILVCSLLKQLEKPEMTLAEKFDYVMSFFSRLSGNEPLGFNNAVFLSEREAADRNYALGFYMREHKCYPEKTNLRECMDFYFQCCSMEANCDIMSIMAATLANGGICPITDEKVLRPDSVRNVLSLMHSCGMYDYSGQFAFKVGLPAKSGVSGAMLIVVPNVMGICTWSPPLDPLGNSCRGLQFCDQLIERFNFHKYDNIRYASHKKDPRRYKFESTGLSIVNLLFSAASGDLSALRRHHLSGMDMTLSDYDGRTALHLAAAEGHLACVDFLLAQCNVNHDPRDRWGSRPLNEAETFGHNAVVQYLKEWERANPKTKETPGGASVAEILEAHPDANDAVKDPSIQEIVSRNGDKIQ from the exons ATGAGCAGCCGCCCGTTCCGTCGGCTCGCGGCCGCAGCCCGGCCTCTCCTCCAGCGCTCCTGTGGGTGCTACCGGGAATACAGTCAAGTAATACCCGTCTACATTATAGACAGGCCCGCT AAATGGCGAAACTCTGCACCCAATTTTTATGCAGCTCAATCTATAGATATGAG GAGCAGACAATATTCGTTCCTGCATAACCTCGACTCCTCGTC GGTAGCAGAGGGATCACATAAAAACGCAGATGATGTCTTGTTTGATATGTTCAAGAATGAAGACACAGGTCTCCTTCCCGTTGGAAAATTTTTGGCC GCCTTAAGAACAACTGGAATCAGAAAGAATGATCCTCGAGTTAAGGAAGTTATGCACAACTTGTACAAAGCCCATAAAGAATCAAACTACGAAGGAGGATCACCTGAAACTCTGAAACTGGACAGGAAGGCATTCAAAGAAGTGATAGCGCCAAATATCGTACTTATAACGAGAGCATTTCGTAGTCAATTTGTCATTCCGGATTTCCAAGATTTCATTAAGGACATAGAAGAAATGTACTGGGCAGCTAAGAGCAATACCGATGGCAAAGTGGCTAGTTACATACCTCAGCTAGCTCGGGCCAGCACAGAGAATTGGGGAGTCAGCGTTTGCACAATTGACGGACAAAGATTTTCTATAG GTGACGTGGCGGTGCCATTCACGCTTCAGTCGTGCAGCAAGCCGCTCACATACGCCATGGCGCTCGAGACGCTGGGGCCCGACGTGGTACACAAGTACGTTGGCACCGAGCCAAGCGGCCGAAACTTCAATGAGCTCGTCTTGGACTACAACA TGAAACCTCATAACCCTATGATCAACGCTGGCGCAATATTGGTATGTTCTCTACTGAAGCAATTGGAAAAACCCGAGATGACCCTCGCTGAGAAGTTCGATTATGTGATGTCGTTCTTCAGCAGGCTTTCGGGTAATGAGCCGTTAGGCTTCAACAACGCAGTATTCCTGTCGGAACGCGAGGCCGCCGACCGTAACTATGCGCTCGGCTTTTACATGCGCGAGCACAAATGTTATCCCGAAAAAACAAATCTGCGCGAGTGCATGGACTTCTATTTTCAG TGTTGCTCCATGGAGGCCAACTGCGACATAATGTCCATTATGGCGGCTACGTTAGCAAACGGGGGCATTTGTCCCATCACTGATGAGAAGGTTCTCCGGCCAGACTCCGTCCGCAACGTGTTGTCCCTAATGCACAGTTGTGGCATGTACGACTATTCCGGCCAGTTTGCTTTCAAAGTGGGCCTCCCAGCAAAGTCAGGAGTATCAGGGGCCATGCTCATAGTTGTGCCCAACGTCATGGGAATCTGCACCTGGTCACCACCACTTGACCCTCTGGGCAACAGTTGCAGAGGACTTCAGTTTTGTGAC CAATTGATCGAACGGTTCAACTTCCACAAGTACGACAATATCCGTTATGCGAGTCACAAAAAGGACCCAAGGCGCTACAAGTTTGAATCGACTGGTCTAAGCATCGTCAACCTTCTATTCTCAGCTGCCAGCGGAGACCTCAGTGCGCTCAGGAG GCATCACCTCTCCGGGATGGACATGACGCTGTCGGACTACGACGGGCGCACGGCGCTGCACCTCGCCGCCGCGGAGGGCCACCTGGCGTGCGTCGACTTCCTGCTCGCGCAGTGCAACGTCAACCACGACCCGCGCGACCGCTGGGGCAGCCGTCCGCTCAACGAGGCCGAGACCTTCGGCCACAACGCTGTCGTACAGTACCTCAAGGAGTGGGAGCGCGCGAACCCCAAGACCAAGGAGACCCCTGGTGGCGCCTCTGTCGCCGAAATCCTCGAAGCCCACCCGGACGCCAACGATGCCGTCAAAGACCCGAGTATTCAGGAGATCGTCTCCAGAAACGGCGATAAGATACAGTGA
- the LOC125225425 gene encoding glutaminase liver isoform, mitochondrial isoform X4: MSSRPFRRLAAAARPLLQRSCGCYREYSQVIPVYIIDRPAKWRNSAPNFYAAQSIDMRQYSFLHNLDSSSVAEGSHKNADDVLFDMFKNEDTGLLPVGKFLAALRTTGIRKNDPRVKEVMHNLYKAHKESNYEGGSPETLKLDRKAFKEVIAPNIVLITRAFRSQFVIPDFQDFIKDIEEMYWAAKSNTDGKVASYIPQLARASTENWGVSVCTIDGQRFSIGDVAVPFTLQSCSKPLTYAMALETLGPDVVHKYVGTEPSGRNFNELVLDYNMKPHNPMINAGAILVCSLLKQLEKPEMTLAEKFDYVMSFFSRLSGNEPLGFNNAVFLSEREAADRNYALGFYMREHKCYPEKTNLRECMDFYFQCCSMEANCDIMSIMAATLANGGICPITDEKVLRPDSVRNVLSLMHSCGMYDYSGQFAFKVGLPAKSGVSGAMLIVVPNVMGICTWSPPLDPLGNSCRGLQFCDQLIERFNFHKYDNIRYASHKKDPRRYKFESTGLSIVNLLFSAASGDLSALRRHHLSGMDMTLSDYDGRTALHLAAAEGHLACVDFLLAQCNVNHDPRDRWGSRPLNEAETFGHNAVVQYLKEWERANPKTKETPGGASVAEILEAHPDANDAVKDPSIQEIVSRNGDKIQ; encoded by the exons ATGAGCAGCCGCCCGTTCCGTCGGCTCGCGGCCGCAGCCCGGCCTCTCCTCCAGCGCTCCTGTGGGTGCTACCGGGAATACAGTCAAGTAATACCCGTCTACATTATAGACAGGCCCGCT AAATGGCGAAACTCTGCACCCAATTTTTATGCAGCTCAATCTATAGATATGAG ACAATATTCGTTCCTGCATAACCTCGACTCCTCGTC GGTAGCAGAGGGATCACATAAAAACGCAGATGATGTCTTGTTTGATATGTTCAAGAATGAAGACACAGGTCTCCTTCCCGTTGGAAAATTTTTGGCC GCCTTAAGAACAACTGGAATCAGAAAGAATGATCCTCGAGTTAAGGAAGTTATGCACAACTTGTACAAAGCCCATAAAGAATCAAACTACGAAGGAGGATCACCTGAAACTCTGAAACTGGACAGGAAGGCATTCAAAGAAGTGATAGCGCCAAATATCGTACTTATAACGAGAGCATTTCGTAGTCAATTTGTCATTCCGGATTTCCAAGATTTCATTAAGGACATAGAAGAAATGTACTGGGCAGCTAAGAGCAATACCGATGGCAAAGTGGCTAGTTACATACCTCAGCTAGCTCGGGCCAGCACAGAGAATTGGGGAGTCAGCGTTTGCACAATTGACGGACAAAGATTTTCTATAG GTGACGTGGCGGTGCCATTCACGCTTCAGTCGTGCAGCAAGCCGCTCACATACGCCATGGCGCTCGAGACGCTGGGGCCCGACGTGGTACACAAGTACGTTGGCACCGAGCCAAGCGGCCGAAACTTCAATGAGCTCGTCTTGGACTACAACA TGAAACCTCATAACCCTATGATCAACGCTGGCGCAATATTGGTATGTTCTCTACTGAAGCAATTGGAAAAACCCGAGATGACCCTCGCTGAGAAGTTCGATTATGTGATGTCGTTCTTCAGCAGGCTTTCGGGTAATGAGCCGTTAGGCTTCAACAACGCAGTATTCCTGTCGGAACGCGAGGCCGCCGACCGTAACTATGCGCTCGGCTTTTACATGCGCGAGCACAAATGTTATCCCGAAAAAACAAATCTGCGCGAGTGCATGGACTTCTATTTTCAG TGTTGCTCCATGGAGGCCAACTGCGACATAATGTCCATTATGGCGGCTACGTTAGCAAACGGGGGCATTTGTCCCATCACTGATGAGAAGGTTCTCCGGCCAGACTCCGTCCGCAACGTGTTGTCCCTAATGCACAGTTGTGGCATGTACGACTATTCCGGCCAGTTTGCTTTCAAAGTGGGCCTCCCAGCAAAGTCAGGAGTATCAGGGGCCATGCTCATAGTTGTGCCCAACGTCATGGGAATCTGCACCTGGTCACCACCACTTGACCCTCTGGGCAACAGTTGCAGAGGACTTCAGTTTTGTGAC CAATTGATCGAACGGTTCAACTTCCACAAGTACGACAATATCCGTTATGCGAGTCACAAAAAGGACCCAAGGCGCTACAAGTTTGAATCGACTGGTCTAAGCATCGTCAACCTTCTATTCTCAGCTGCCAGCGGAGACCTCAGTGCGCTCAGGAG GCATCACCTCTCCGGGATGGACATGACGCTGTCGGACTACGACGGGCGCACGGCGCTGCACCTCGCCGCCGCGGAGGGCCACCTGGCGTGCGTCGACTTCCTGCTCGCGCAGTGCAACGTCAACCACGACCCGCGCGACCGCTGGGGCAGCCGTCCGCTCAACGAGGCCGAGACCTTCGGCCACAACGCTGTCGTACAGTACCTCAAGGAGTGGGAGCGCGCGAACCCCAAGACCAAGGAGACCCCTGGTGGCGCCTCTGTCGCCGAAATCCTCGAAGCCCACCCGGACGCCAACGATGCCGTCAAAGACCCGAGTATTCAGGAGATCGTCTCCAGAAACGGCGATAAGATACAGTGA